A genome region from Mercenaria mercenaria strain notata chromosome 11, MADL_Memer_1, whole genome shotgun sequence includes the following:
- the LOC123531225 gene encoding cilia- and flagella- associated protein 210-like has translation MATVMHGRRRGQTRGTPEVPPQNAGPQYPDSNDLREVTILSKTDWDRIQRQLHRKEIEEERLRKIREEREELKHKSKELVKHWGNTIAGQRQRKLEARKIREQKDEAERVQIDLEEAKFQAQQRKDAIDKAKTQQYYQTDRVKGFHSALMLTEVLKEREAQLELKRLKEQASHGKDREWLEVAQKEHEEAIRLDQTKAAERLVAASENQKFLKAQIMDHHQNKEKARMEDNIEGEELQKLGLQNKLEKERLEMIRRDEKQQLMDDNRKQIGERAALKKLQENQEDEEDEECRVFAAAKRKMMKLRAEKEKHLHAEKQRQLEAIREKLGAQLKQKLDDEDERIREAVQEAEEKRAREEAEKEAKMKTVIQSQAEHRHLQVKLDSHRM, from the exons ATGGCGACAGTGATGCACGGTAGACGCAGGGGTCAAACGCGag gGACCCCTGAGGTACCACCACAGAATGCGGGGCCGCAATATCCTGACAGCAATGATCTGCGTGAAGTCACTATCCTGTCCAAGACGGACTGGGATCGTATCCAGAGGCAGCTGCACAGGAAAGAAATAGAGGAAGAGAGATTAAGAAAAATACGCGAAGAGAGAGAAGAACTAAAGCACAAGTCAAAAGAATTAGTTAAACACTGGGGAAACACTATAGCT GGTCAGCGCCAGCGTAAACTTGAAGCTAGAAAGATACGAGAACAGAAAGATGAAGCAGAGAGAGTACAGATTGACTTGGAAGAGGCAAAATTTCAGGCACAACAACGTAAAGATGCTATAGACAAGGCTAAAACACAACAATACTACCAGACTGATAGGGTGAAAGGATTCCAT agtGCTCTCATGCTAACAGAGGTGCTGAAAGAGCGTGAAGCACAATTAGAACTTAAACGCCTAAAGGAGCAGGCAAGCCACGGCAAGGACCGAGAGTGGTTAGAGGTAGCCCAGAAGGAACATGAGGAAGCCATCAGACTGGATCAGACAAAGGCTGCAGAGAGATTAGTAGCGGCTTCAGAAAACCAGAAATTTCTTAAAGCACA GATAATGGATCACCACCAGAACAAAGAGAAGGCAAGAATGGAGGATAACATCGAGGGGGAGGAGCTTCAGAAGCTTGGCTTGCAGAACAAACTCGAGAAGGAACGTCTAGAGATGATCAGACGAGATGAGAAACAGCAGCTGATGGATGATAATCGTAAACAGATTGGAGAACGTGCAGCGCTGAAAAAACTACAGGAGAATCAAGAAGAT GAGGAGGATGAAGAATGCCGAGTGTTTGCTGCAGCCAAGAGGAAGATGATGAAACTTAGAGCAGAAAAGGAAAAACATCTTCATGC AGAGAAGCAGCGTCAGTTGGAAGCTATTCGTGAAAAACTTGGAGCACAACTCAAACAAAAGCTCGATGATGAAGATGAGCGTATACGCGAGGCAGTACAGGAAGCCGAGGAGAAACGGGCAAGGGAAGAGGCGGAGAAGGAAGCCAAAATGAAAACAGTGATACAGTCACAGGCGGAACATAGACATTTACAGGTAAAGTTAGACAGTCACAGAATGTAA